The Lipingzhangella halophila genome segment CGGCGACCCTGGAAAGGTGCCCCACCAGTGCGTAGTCGAGGAACGCGGCCGCCTGCGGGCCGGTGACATGGATCTCGCCCATGTGGGAGAGGTCGAACAGCCCGGCGGCCTCGCGCACGGCCCGGTGCTCAGCGGTCTCGCTGCCATACCGCAGCGGCATCAGCCACCCGGCGAAGTCAACGAGGTTCGCACCAAGGTCCTGATGGACCTCGTAGAGCGGGGTCGTGCGCGGCGCCGAGGCGGACTCGTTGCCAAGCGCGGTCATTGGAGACTCCCGAGAGGATGGACGTTGTACCACTTCTGCCATCCTCCCCCTCTGTCATCTGTGCCTGAGAGCTTCGCCCCGCGCGGCGCGGTGCTTGCACCTTCGGCGAGGGGCGCGCACGCCCCTGCTTTCCAGAGTGGTCTCGCCCGTACGGTCCACGGCGCCTGAGAGGTTCACTGGGGAGGAATTGCTCCTTCGGCGGCCCGCACTGGCTGTGCGGACACTCTCCCGTACGGGGTCGACGACTGCCTTTCAGCCTAGCAGCGCACGCCCGACCGGCACAGATGGTGTTCGCGCAAGGTTTGATCCGTGCAGGCCGCGCCCGGGATAGCGCCGGAAAAGGTGCTCGCTCGTCGCCGGTGTCAACCCTCGGCGGGGCTTCGCTCGTGTCGGGGGCCAGCGCGCCCGTGGCGAGCCCGGCCCCGGCCAGCTCCGCGACCCGCGCGGCCCGGGCCGGTTCGCGGGCTCGTTGCCCGGCCTCCACCGGGCCGCGGAACGCGGCGCAGTAGCGCCGCTGCTCGGCGGCCGCGATCCCGGGGGGATACGCGCGGACCGGACAGACGTTTCTGGAGATGACAAACCGTGGCTGATTCGTGCCAGCATGAATTCGGTTGTATTTTGTTGCCCGCATCGCCTTCGGCGGGGAAACCAGTCTCGTCTTGATATTAGTGGGGCCAGAATCCCAGGTGGGACACTGCTGACAACAAGATCGCTGATATGCGCGATGTACGAGCGGGTTCTCCGGTGCTACTCTTCGATTTTCGGCGTTCAGCGGGACGGGAGGATTTTCGATGTCCGGAGCGAAATGGGAAGCAAACCCTGAGGCGGAACTCCTGTGTCGCTGGGGTAAGTCTCCCCATGACCGCGGGGATACCTCCGGGGACGGAAGCTGCCCCGATATCTGGGAACTCGACAACGGCGACATAGCGGTGATCGGTGCTGATCTCACCACGAGCTACCAAGGTCGTCTTCCGCGGGGCGTATCAATCGACCCGGGCGAGAGCATGGTCATAATTCCCCGGTCCGCGATCCTCGCGGCGAAAGCTGACATACCGGATGTTTGACGAGCTGAAGAACTCAGGAGAACGGCTGGCCCTCGCTGATTACTGGCCCGACTTCACCAGGCGCTTCTGGGAGACCAAAGAACCGGGGTTCTGGAAACTGGAGCGGCAGCAGACCTTCAAGGAGCCCAACGAGCCCAGTTGGCGCGCCTTCGCGGCGGGCGACTGGGACGAGTGTGTTCGCCTGATCCAGGAGAAACGAGACGAGCTCAGTGCGTACTTCCAGCGCGTCGCGGATTCCGGTTTCATCAACCGCCGGGTGCGCATCGTCGGTAAACCCATCACGCCCTATCTCCAATGGGAGTTGAACGTCCTGGTGCTGCGGCACGAGTACGGCGGACTGACCAGGGTCGTCGAGGAACCGCAGATCGCCGCTCTGGAGGAGCGGGGCCCTCTGCCGGAGATCTACACGTTGGGCACCGAAGTGATGTACGAAGCGGTCTACGACCAGGACGGGGTGCTGGAGGCCGCCAACCGTTTCACGGACCGGGCGTTGATCATCGAGTGCCAGCGGTTCATCGAACGCCTCTACACCGTCGGCGAGCCGCTGGACGAGTTCTTCGCCCGGGAGGTCGCGCCCCTGGAGTCTCCGGTCGGACAGTAAGGCTCAGGAACGGCCATGGAGCGCAGCGAAGACGATGACCGGCCGCACCACGTCAACAGGTCCGAACCGGCCGACTCGGCTGACATCGTGCAGGCCAGGGATGTGCATGGAGGCGTGCACTTCCACGGCGCGAATCCTTCCGAAGGGCGACCGCTGCGGCAGTTGCCGGCCGACGTCCGGCATTTCATCGATCGCCGGACCGAGTTGGACTACCTCGACGGCGTCCTCTCCGGCGATACGGGCGAGTCCCTTGTGGTGATCACCGGAACGGCCGGGGTCGGCAAGACCTCGCTCGCGCTGCGCTGGGCGCACCGGGTCCGAGGGCGCTTCCCCGACGGCCAGTTGTACATCAACCTCAAGGGCCACGACCCCGGCACACCGATGACACCCGAGCAGGCCCTCGACCGGTTCCTGCGCGCCCTCGGCGTCAGTCCCGCCGCGGTCCCTTCCGATGCCGAGGAACGCGCTGCACTGTTCCGCTCCCACCTTGCCGACCGACGCGTGCTGCTCGTCCTGGACAACGCGGCGACCAGTACCCAGGTCCGGCCGCTCCTCCCGGGGACCGCGAGCTGCCTGGTGCTCGTCACGAGCCGCAACAGGCTCTCCGGGCTCGTCGCCAGGGACGGGGGCCGGCGCCTCAACCTGGGTATCCTGCCGGACTCGGATGCGGTGGCGCTGCTGCGGCGCGTCACGGTCGAGTACCGCGACGGGGACACGCCCGAGCAGTTGCGGGAGCTGGCGTCGTTGTGCGCCCGTCTCCCACTCGCGTTACGCATCGCCGCTGAGCGTGCCGCGAGCCGGCCGTTCATGCCGCTGGTCGAGCTCATCCAGGACCTGCGCGACGAGTCGGCGCTCTGGGACGCCCTGACCGCCGGAGACGACG includes the following:
- a CDS encoding DUF6879 family protein yields the protein MFDELKNSGERLALADYWPDFTRRFWETKEPGFWKLERQQTFKEPNEPSWRAFAAGDWDECVRLIQEKRDELSAYFQRVADSGFINRRVRIVGKPITPYLQWELNVLVLRHEYGGLTRVVEEPQIAALEERGPLPEIYTLGTEVMYEAVYDQDGVLEAANRFTDRALIIECQRFIERLYTVGEPLDEFFAREVAPLESPVGQ